DNA sequence from the Candidatus Binatia bacterium genome:
AGCACGATGACACCGCGGATCGTGTAGAGGCTGGCGGCTCCCGTCGTCAGCCCGGCCGCGCCGGGAGGAAACAGCGCCGCGTGGGCATCGGCATCGATGCGATCGCCTTTTCTCGGCGCCATGCACCCCGCTGCCGGATCGCAGCCTGCCGTGCCGCCGTACAGCGCGCCGGCCGAGAGCTTCGTCAGCGTCAGCTCGACGCGGTATTCGTCATCGCCGTCGCGCAGGTGCCAGATGCTTTCGACCGCATCGCGAAACCGCGCGAGAAACGCATCGTCGTCGATGTCGGTATTCATCGGCACGCGGATGATCCACTGGTGCGGCGACGGGTGCGCGACGCTGACGAACGCGGACGGAACCAGGGCGCCGGTCGCTTCGCGAATGCGCGCCGCCAGCGCGGCTTCACGCTGGCGAAGAAGCGGCGTCGCCTGCGCGCGCGGCGTGCCCGGGTCGATGGCGGGCACCTGCGCGAGGGCAGCCGCGAACGCCGTATCGTCGGTTGCCGCCAGCGCGTCGAGCAGCGCCTGGCGCTCGACGACCGCGTCGTGAAGCCCGGTGCCGCGGTCGTAGCCTGCGCGATCGGCTGCGACGGCAGCCTGCCAGAGCTGGTTGTAGTGCACGTGGTCGTCGATGTTCTCGAGGGCCTCGTGCAGGCTTCGCCACGTCTCGACGAGACGCTCGAGGAAGCGGCGCCGCGCCGCGCCCTCCAGCGGCGGCGGCGAAGCGACCTGCTCGCGAAACGCGCCGAGCTTGCGCAGCTCGGTGTCGATGCGCACCTCGGTCCACGGCCACGAGTACGATTTCGATTCGGCTCTCGCCGCCGGTGCGGCATGCGAGGCAGGGTCGGGCTCGACGATCAATGGAAGCAGGCCGTAGCCGACGGGTGCGAGCGACGGAGGAGTTTCCTTCAGGCGCGCCGCGAGGTCGGGAGCCTCGGTTTCCAGCAGCGTCGCGAGCTTCTCGTACGTCTGCTGGAGCTCGTCGCGGTAAGCTCCGAACCGAGCCTCGACGATGCGACCGCGTGCTTTCCACGCCGGCTCTTCCTCCGGTGCTGGCGCGACGGGCGCCGGCCTGTCGGCCGCGCCGCGGCCGAGCAGCCATGCAGCGACGACGGCCACCACTACGAACAGGAGAAGCGCGCGGCGCAGGGTCAATTCCCGGGCGAGCCGCCGGCCAGGCGCGAACCTGCCCCCGTCGCAGTCATGCCCGCGCGAGGTCCCGCGTGATGTTCTTCTGGTGGCTCTCGAGAGTGCCGCCGCCGATTTCGTTCAGCTTGGCGTCGCGCCAGAAACGCTCGACCTTGTACTCGCGCGTGTAGCCGTAGCCGCCGAGCACCTGCATCGCCGCGTCGGCCACGCGCTTGGCCATCGGAGCGGCGAACAGCTTCGCCGCGTCGGTACCGAGACGATTGCGGCTGCCCGGGCCCACTCGCGCCGCTTCGCGGTAGACGAGGCAGCGTGCCGCCTCCGATTCGGCGTACGAGTCGCCGACGTAGCGCTGGATCTGCCCGAACTCGGCAATCGGCTTGCCGAAGGCTTTCCTCTGCGCCGAATACCCGACCATCTCGGCGACGCAGCGATCGGCGATGCCCAGGCTGATCGCCGCCAGGCAGAGCCGTTCGATCTCGAGGTTGCGCATCATGCACGTGATGCCGCCGCCTTCTTCGCCGAGACGGTTGGCCACCGGCACCTCGACGTTGTCGAAGACGAGCTCGCACATCGTCGACGCACGCATGCCGAGCTTCTTGATCGGCTCTCCGGTCGTGAATCCGGCGAATCCTCTCTCGACGACGAACGCCGTGATGCGCCCGTCCACCTTCGCATACGCGAGCACGCAGCCAGCCTCATAGCCGTTGGTGATGAAGATCTTGCGGCCGTTGAGCAGGTAGACGTCGCCACGCCTCTCGGCGGTGGCCTGCATGCCGAGCACGTCTGTGCCGGCCGCCGGCTCCGTCATGCCCATCGCGCCGACGACTTCGCCCGAAAGCACTCCCGGCAGCAGCCTCTCGCGCTGCTCGTCGCTGGCCGCGTGGTAGAAGTTGTTCACGAACAGCAGGAAGTGCGCGAGGTAGGCCAGCGTGAAGCCGGGGTCCGATTTGGCGAGCTCGTGGTGCGCGATCACTGCCGCGACCGCATCCATGCCCACCCCGCCGTCGCGCTCCGGGATCGTCAGCCCCAGCAGTCCGAGGTCGCCGCAGCGGCGCAGCAGCGACCGGTTGAGCTCTCCGTTGGCATCGTGCTCTTCGGCCTGCGGCTCGACTTCGCTCTCGGTGAAGCGGCGAACCGTCTCGCGCAGCATCGCGTGCTCGGGAGTCGGCGCGAAAAGAGAATCCTCGACGGAAATACCTGCGGAACCTGCAGTCATGGCGGCGGTTTTTGCGCGCGCCGCCGGGAGGAGCAAGCGCGGTTGCGCCGGCCGCTCGACAGGAGATGCGAGCTGCCGACGGCGCGGCGACTAACCGCGAACCGCGCGGCGGGTAGGCCGCGCCGTAATCGTCTGGGTCGGTTCGCTCGAGCAGGCCGGCGGCGAGTACGTCACGCGCGAATCGGGCGGCACCGATTCGGTGAGCCAGACGTTGCCGCCGATCACCGAGCCGCGACCGACGACGGTCTGGCCACCGAGGATCGTCGCGCCCGCGTAGATCGTCACGTCGTCTTCGATCGTCGGATGGCGCTTGCTGCCGCGGATCAGCTCGCCGCACTGGTCGCGGGGAATCGAAA
Encoded proteins:
- a CDS encoding acyl-CoA dehydrogenase family protein — translated: MTAGSAGISVEDSLFAPTPEHAMLRETVRRFTESEVEPQAEEHDANGELNRSLLRRCGDLGLLGLTIPERDGGVGMDAVAAVIAHHELAKSDPGFTLAYLAHFLLFVNNFYHAASDEQRERLLPGVLSGEVVGAMGMTEPAAGTDVLGMQATAERRGDVYLLNGRKIFITNGYEAGCVLAYAKVDGRITAFVVERGFAGFTTGEPIKKLGMRASTMCELVFDNVEVPVANRLGEEGGGITCMMRNLEIERLCLAAISLGIADRCVAEMVGYSAQRKAFGKPIAEFGQIQRYVGDSYAESEAARCLVYREAARVGPGSRNRLGTDAAKLFAAPMAKRVADAAMQVLGGYGYTREYKVERFWRDAKLNEIGGGTLESHQKNITRDLARA